GAAAGCGTCCGCACGCTCGTGCCGCAGATCGTCGCGGCGCTCCGTGAGGTCGCGCCCCTCGACGGCATCGTCGGGCGCGTGGCGCGGGACGAGGCCGAGACTGAGGGTAAGATCCGGCTGCTGTGGGGCCAGCTCCCACCGCCCGATCTGGTGATCGAGGAGCATGGACTGAAGTTCCGCGCCAATCTCTTCGCCGGGCAGAAGACCGGCCTCTTTCTCGATCATCGCGAGAATCGGCACTACCTCGAAGCGTGGAGCTACGGCAGGCATGTGCTTAACTGCTTTTCGTACACCGGCGGCTTCTCGGTCTATGCCGCGTGGGGCGGCGCGGCCAGCGTCGTCAGCTGCGATATTGCGCCCGCCGCCGCCGAGGATGCTCGCGTGAACTTCGCGCTCAACGGCTTCAATCCCAACAGCTATGAGTTTGTGGTAGAAGATTGCTTCTCGCTGCTGGAGCGCTATGTCCGCGAAGGCCAGCAGTTCGATCTGGTGATCCTCGATCCGCCATCGTTCGCCACCGCCAAACGACAGGCCCATGCCGCCGTGCGCGCCTATACCCGGCTCAACCAGCTGGCGCTGCGCTGTGTCGCGCCGGGCGGCCTGCTGGCGTCGGCA
This DNA window, taken from Herpetosiphonaceae bacterium, encodes the following:
- a CDS encoding class I SAM-dependent rRNA methyltransferase; the encoded protein is MSKRPTIQLPLHLKKHLSAGHPWVYRDHLPSGLRYESGTWVRLTCGPWTGFGLWDATSPIAVRIFSQQQVPNADWLAAQVAAAWELRAPIRQGATTAYRVIFGEGDGLPGLTVDLYGSYAVIATYAESVRTLVPQIVAALREVAPLDGIVGRVARDEAETEGKIRLLWGQLPPPDLVIEEHGLKFRANLFAGQKTGLFLDHRENRHYLEAWSYGRHVLNCFSYTGGFSVYAAWGGAASVVSCDIAPAAAEDARVNFALNGFNPNSYEFVVEDCFSLLERYVREGQQFDLVILDPPSFATAKRQAHAAVRAYTRLNQLALRCVAPGGLLASASCTSQVSPEHFRAMLADAAQGAGVRLQILHDAGQPLDHLVPAHFPEGRYLKFMLCRVRPAL